The genomic interval TTTAGCTTTTCCGCCAGGTCTGCAGGTACTTCAATATAGGTCCAACCCGTCTTCTCCCCTTTTGTGTTGAACTTTTGCAGGGCTGTATTAAAAGATATCTTCATTGAATTAAAAAATAGTTCCTTAAATTAATGAATCCCTCACTAAAATGGCGTATCTTCGCGGCGTCAATTTGAGTTTTACCGCTTCGATAATGGAAAGTCTTAATTTCTACGCATCACTGCTAATAGTTAGTCTTCTTTACAGGCCGGTCCCTCAAGCATTTTTTAAACACAATTTTTGTAAATGAACATTTACGTTTCAAATTTAAGCTTCAACGTAACAGATGAAGACTTAAGATCCTATTTTGAGGAGTATGGCGAAGTATCTTCTGCCAAAGTAATCACCGACAAATTCACTCAGCGCAGCCGCGGATTTGGTTTCGTGGAAATGGGTGATGATGAAGCCGCCCGCAAAGCAATCGCCGA from Chitinophagales bacterium carries:
- a CDS encoding RNA-binding protein, translating into MNIYVSNLSFNVTDEDLRSYFEEYGEVSSAKVITDKFTQRSRGFGFVEMGDDEAARKAIAELDGATADGRAIKVTEAKPREERPAGGQRRSFAGQNNRW